A section of the Agarivorans litoreus genome encodes:
- a CDS encoding YajD family HNH nuclease — protein sequence MANIPNNYASLEQGYREKALKLFPWVCGRCAREFPYSNLRELTVHHIDHDHTNNPNDGSNWELLCLYCHDHEHSKYTEAAQYGSTVEAGSDLKHEVATSNPFADLKAMMDKKK from the coding sequence ATGGCCAATATTCCAAATAATTACGCTAGCCTTGAACAAGGCTACCGCGAGAAAGCGTTGAAGTTGTTCCCGTGGGTTTGTGGACGATGTGCGCGTGAATTTCCTTACTCAAATTTGCGCGAATTAACGGTGCACCATATCGACCATGACCATACTAATAACCCAAACGATGGGTCTAATTGGGAGCTACTGTGTTTGTACTGCCATGACCATGAGCATTCGAAATATACCGAAGCAGCTCAATACGGTTCAACAGTAGAAGCTGGCAGTGATTTAAAGCACGAAGTGGCAACCTCAAATCCGTTTGCTGATCTTAAAGCTATGATGGATAAAAAGAAGTAA
- a CDS encoding glycosyltransferase, translating into MKHDLIVFGEDWQRHPSSSQHVITELAKNHRILWINSIGLRRPRLSLRDAKRVLEKMKSMFGATKANAIAQDSTEKASAKKPANIHVLSPIALPAPRSRFFRWLNRCLLKAQVKKQVKRLKLTNPDLWIALPTAVDMLGHLNERQVIYYCGDDFNALAGVDHQHVTECEKQLVEKADHVLVASDMLLRKFSKQPRLALKTRILPHGVDYSLFVRPSRPAPSILKGGPVAGFYGSIAAWLDIPLIVKVAKALPEWRFVFIGQVQTDISAFKLVDNIEVYPAVAHSELPRYVQHWQVSWLPFKSCKQIASCDPLKLREYLAAGRPIVSTPFPALKPYAGMVTQVEEAYQMVQALQESLQTPSALQQRRTSFQRLSVRSESWGERAKQVHQLLSC; encoded by the coding sequence ATGAAACACGATCTCATAGTATTTGGTGAAGATTGGCAACGCCACCCAAGTAGCAGCCAACACGTGATAACCGAACTGGCTAAAAACCACCGTATTCTTTGGATTAATTCTATTGGTTTACGTAGGCCACGCTTGAGCCTGCGAGATGCTAAAAGAGTACTAGAAAAAATGAAGTCGATGTTTGGAGCAACAAAAGCCAACGCAATTGCTCAAGATTCTACAGAAAAAGCATCAGCTAAAAAGCCGGCCAATATTCATGTATTGTCGCCCATAGCCTTGCCCGCTCCACGTAGTCGTTTTTTTCGCTGGCTTAACCGCTGCTTGTTAAAAGCTCAGGTAAAAAAACAGGTTAAGCGTCTTAAGTTAACTAATCCTGATCTTTGGATTGCCTTACCAACAGCGGTGGATATGTTAGGCCACCTAAACGAGCGGCAGGTCATTTATTACTGTGGTGATGATTTTAATGCCCTAGCTGGCGTAGACCACCAACATGTTACTGAGTGTGAAAAGCAGTTAGTTGAAAAGGCTGACCACGTGCTAGTGGCTAGCGATATGTTGTTACGTAAGTTCTCTAAGCAGCCGCGTTTAGCTTTGAAAACCCGTATTTTACCGCACGGAGTAGACTACAGTTTGTTTGTGCGCCCTTCGCGCCCAGCACCGTCTATTTTAAAGGGGGGGCCGGTTGCTGGTTTCTATGGTTCCATAGCCGCTTGGTTAGATATTCCGTTAATCGTTAAAGTCGCTAAAGCCTTACCTGAGTGGCGTTTTGTATTTATTGGTCAAGTGCAAACCGATATCTCTGCTTTTAAACTGGTAGACAATATAGAAGTGTACCCAGCAGTGGCCCATAGTGAGCTGCCACGTTATGTGCAACATTGGCAGGTATCTTGGTTACCCTTTAAAAGCTGTAAGCAGATTGCTTCTTGTGATCCCCTAAAGTTACGTGAGTATTTAGCCGCGGGGCGCCCTATTGTAAGCACGCCTTTTCCTGCGCTTAAACCTTATGCTGGCATGGTGACACAGGTTGAGGAAGCCTATCAAATGGTGCAAGCATTACAGGAAAGTTTGCAAACGCCATCTGCTTTACAACAGCGTAGAACATCTTTTCAACGATTGAGTGTGCGTTCAGAAAGCTGGGGCGAGCGAGCTAAGCAGGTGCATCAATTGCTGTCTTGTTAA
- a CDS encoding acyltransferase: MSSMFFHHTKHWLKSSDSAVAKNLFRFLKALRLCQLPKVPLLFSVLYRLHTSLSSALSSVLRILWWTPLFRSKTSGPSQALYLYGGMPLISEGLNIELGNRCRISGATTFSGRSSAAEPALLKIGDNVDVGWQTTIAVGKQVILGNNVRLAGRCFIAGYPGHPLNAELRAAGLPELDEQVGDVILEDDVWLATGVSVMAGVTIGKGTVVAAGSVVTKSLPAGVLAAGVPAKVIKSIEGK, encoded by the coding sequence ATGAGCAGCATGTTTTTTCATCATACGAAGCATTGGCTAAAAAGTAGTGATTCTGCCGTAGCAAAAAATCTATTTAGGTTTTTGAAAGCGCTAAGGTTATGTCAGCTACCTAAAGTGCCATTGTTGTTCTCGGTGCTTTACCGCCTTCATACCAGTTTATCTAGTGCCTTAAGCAGTGTGCTGCGCATATTGTGGTGGACGCCTTTGTTTAGAAGTAAAACCAGCGGCCCTTCTCAGGCCTTGTATCTATACGGTGGAATGCCACTTATTAGTGAAGGCCTAAATATTGAATTAGGCAATCGCTGCCGAATTTCTGGGGCGACCACCTTTAGTGGACGAAGCAGTGCAGCTGAGCCCGCGTTATTAAAGATTGGCGATAACGTGGATGTAGGCTGGCAAACCACCATCGCCGTTGGCAAGCAAGTTATCTTGGGAAACAACGTACGCTTAGCTGGGCGCTGTTTTATTGCTGGCTACCCTGGTCATCCTTTAAACGCAGAGCTACGAGCTGCAGGCTTGCCCGAGTTAGATGAGCAGGTTGGCGACGTTATTCTTGAAGACGACGTTTGGTTAGCTACCGGGGTATCAGTTATGGCTGGGGTAACTATTGGTAAAGGTACCGTGGTTGCCGCTGGTAGCGTTGTGACTAAAAGTTTGCCGGCAGGTGTTTTGGCCGCAGGTGTACCCGCCAAAGTCATTAAATCGATTGAGGGGAAATAA
- a CDS encoding lipopolysaccharide biosynthesis protein → MLWNKLKQARQSLQEMGIYGLLMVLQKGIGLMMLPVTTRYLSLQEYGVLESLVVIFSLCSLLEISAGALPRFYPECKDAVAKANLISSSVLLSLSYGLVLAVSAGTALALVPLEVFSQLSLIQLAGVSAVIALSISLQPIMMWLRIERRADSYFYLVVAQASCQVVMTLFGLQQGWGMDAVIVASICANALGLSIGLWFCRKQLKLKLDLALAKLTLSYQRCLIGASLALFIMHGLDRLLLAEWLGAETLAHYAIMIKVVEATAMAFGVLESWWLPRRFTVLQQSNGVNEVSVIHQRLLLAVMLLILSAALFAPIVLKWVLPIEYLGGIEWLPLMLLALGFKLATSVTDIGCYLPNSPVWLPRINALSAVMAIGLYYLLIPKWGVWGLIVATNSVFALRFILFTLLSLRLQALPYKVALLLSALLPPLGLLLIVPFMAASIWTSLLPAIGLSWLLLLAMPLVKPKMHFKKAYA, encoded by the coding sequence ATGCTGTGGAATAAGCTTAAGCAAGCTCGCCAGTCGCTGCAGGAAATGGGTATATACGGCTTACTCATGGTTCTGCAAAAAGGCATTGGCTTAATGATGCTGCCAGTCACCACGCGCTATTTGAGTTTGCAAGAATACGGCGTGTTAGAAAGTCTGGTAGTGATTTTTTCTCTGTGTTCGCTGCTAGAAATAAGTGCAGGGGCTTTGCCACGTTTCTACCCAGAGTGTAAAGATGCTGTGGCTAAAGCGAACCTTATTTCGTCGTCTGTTTTATTAAGTTTGAGTTACGGACTGGTGCTAGCCGTATCGGCAGGAACAGCACTAGCCCTAGTGCCGCTAGAGGTATTCTCTCAGTTAAGTCTTATCCAGTTAGCTGGCGTTTCTGCGGTTATTGCTTTATCCATTTCTTTGCAGCCTATTATGATGTGGCTGCGCATTGAGCGCCGCGCTGACAGTTATTTTTATTTAGTTGTGGCGCAAGCAAGTTGCCAAGTCGTGATGACTTTATTTGGTTTGCAGCAGGGCTGGGGAATGGATGCGGTGATTGTTGCTAGCATTTGTGCCAATGCTTTAGGTTTAAGTATTGGTTTGTGGTTTTGCCGCAAACAGTTGAAGTTGAAGTTAGATCTTGCCCTTGCCAAGTTAACCTTAAGTTATCAACGTTGCTTAATTGGCGCTTCGCTCGCGCTATTCATTATGCATGGTTTAGACCGGCTGCTACTAGCAGAGTGGTTAGGCGCAGAAACGTTAGCCCATTACGCCATTATGATTAAAGTGGTAGAGGCCACGGCCATGGCATTTGGTGTATTGGAAAGCTGGTGGTTACCACGCCGGTTTACGGTGTTACAACAAAGCAATGGCGTAAATGAAGTGAGTGTGATTCATCAGCGTTTGCTGCTCGCGGTGATGTTATTGATTTTGTCTGCCGCTTTGTTTGCACCCATAGTGCTTAAGTGGGTGCTGCCAATAGAATACTTAGGTGGCATTGAATGGTTGCCTTTAATGCTATTGGCGCTAGGCTTTAAGCTAGCCACATCAGTAACCGATATTGGTTGTTACCTACCAAATAGCCCTGTTTGGCTGCCGCGGATTAATGCTTTGTCTGCGGTGATGGCGATAGGTTTGTATTACCTACTTATACCTAAGTGGGGTGTTTGGGGGCTGATTGTAGCCACCAACAGTGTATTTGCTTTGCGCTTTATACTGTTCACCTTACTGAGCTTACGCTTACAGGCTCTGCCTTATAAAGTAGCTTTACTGTTAAGCGCTTTACTCCCTCCTTTAGGTTTGCTTTTAATCGTTCCGTTTATGGCGGCTTCTATCTGGACCTCTCTATTACCGGCCATTGGCTTAAGCTGGTTGCTGCTATTGGCAATGCCATTGGTAAAGCCCAAAATGCATTTTAAGAAGGCTTATGCTTGA
- a CDS encoding glycosyltransferase family 2 protein yields the protein MESVFASQVSVSVVVPVFNTEQYLWECLTSLENQQLSSLEVIVVIDASPDKAYQLATRFAQQSHLAIRIVKLDKNVGLAQARNIGMSHAKGQYLGFLDSDDYVDENMYQHLFIEASGQQADWVSCGFSKFSAQGVECYAHQNISENTSVCNKLFRREFIYEHQIVFPQGELFEDEIFSYMAELFADTVVHIEQAYYFYRHNPQGICRRAGADKHRLYARMSSIGDFMQRMEQSKLLPNAAPLCLEMLCRHAYLQLRTQVSWFDLLCYWRFTQHLIEKYQLNNSDSQTLDNYFVSSFSKWQSREWALWLIRIRAGRANYAVE from the coding sequence ATGGAAAGTGTATTTGCTTCTCAGGTCAGTGTGTCGGTGGTGGTTCCGGTGTTTAATACCGAGCAATATTTGTGGGAATGTTTAACTAGCCTAGAAAACCAGCAACTAAGTTCACTTGAAGTTATTGTGGTGATTGATGCTTCACCGGATAAGGCTTATCAACTAGCGACGCGTTTTGCTCAGCAATCCCATTTGGCTATTCGCATTGTTAAGCTAGATAAAAACGTGGGCTTAGCACAAGCACGAAACATTGGAATGAGCCACGCTAAGGGCCAGTATCTAGGATTTCTAGACAGTGATGATTACGTAGATGAAAACATGTATCAACATTTGTTTATTGAGGCCAGTGGGCAGCAAGCGGATTGGGTGAGTTGTGGTTTTAGTAAGTTTTCTGCCCAGGGGGTAGAGTGCTATGCCCATCAAAATATTAGCGAGAATACCTCGGTATGTAACAAGCTATTTCGTCGAGAGTTTATTTATGAGCATCAAATAGTATTTCCACAAGGAGAGTTATTTGAAGATGAAATTTTCTCTTACATGGCCGAATTGTTCGCGGATACCGTGGTGCATATTGAGCAAGCTTACTACTTTTATCGGCATAATCCGCAGGGCATTTGTCGACGCGCTGGTGCCGACAAACATCGTTTGTATGCGCGTATGTCATCTATTGGCGATTTTATGCAGCGCATGGAGCAAAGTAAGTTGTTGCCTAACGCTGCGCCGCTGTGTTTGGAAATGCTTTGTCGGCATGCTTATTTGCAGTTAAGAACTCAAGTGAGTTGGTTCGATTTACTCTGTTACTGGCGCTTTACCCAGCACCTCATCGAAAAATATCAGCTAAACAACAGTGACTCGCAAACCCTAGATAATTATTTTGTAAGCAGCTTTAGTAAATGGCAAAGCCGAGAGTGGGCACTTTGGTTAATTCGCATTCGAGCGGGGAGAGCCAATTATGCTGTGGAATAA
- a CDS encoding glycosyltransferase family 2 protein, with protein MFNVSIIVPVYKSEQYLASCLNSLAKQTLEHVEVIVVIDASPDNCAAIAGEFCIQYPERFRKIVLEKNVGVSMARNIAMQSAQGEYIGFVDSDDYAEPNMFELMFCKALTTNADVVSCQMRSFETHASSVEYHNIPTKEYYDDTFVTNKLFRRVYLLSKQINFYSNVIFEDEPFAYTARFATENVAEVNQVLYNYRMSPEGLCRGDNHGRFNLYDKQLMLARFLADMERRGAIEDHAVELLQCLANHALSALYYHISAVDLLGFFSFIDHLVGKYRLLERCAVVPQDYKVSRYLKFRGSATQIVLLSYWVKARQFKQQFSAGLLPPSLSSEGAK; from the coding sequence ATGTTTAACGTATCTATTATTGTTCCTGTCTATAAATCTGAGCAGTACCTAGCAAGTTGTTTGAACTCACTGGCCAAGCAAACGCTCGAACATGTTGAGGTAATAGTAGTTATTGATGCCTCTCCAGACAACTGCGCAGCGATTGCTGGCGAGTTTTGTATTCAGTATCCAGAGCGCTTTCGCAAAATTGTGTTGGAAAAAAATGTGGGTGTGTCGATGGCTCGCAACATTGCCATGCAGTCGGCGCAGGGTGAATACATTGGTTTTGTAGACAGTGATGATTATGCAGAGCCAAATATGTTTGAACTGATGTTTTGCAAAGCGCTCACAACCAATGCCGACGTGGTGAGTTGCCAAATGCGCTCTTTCGAAACGCATGCCTCAAGTGTGGAATACCACAACATTCCTACTAAAGAGTATTACGACGATACCTTTGTGACTAACAAGCTATTTCGTCGTGTTTATCTACTTTCCAAGCAAATAAATTTTTATAGCAATGTGATTTTTGAAGATGAACCTTTTGCGTATACCGCACGCTTTGCCACCGAGAATGTAGCTGAGGTTAATCAAGTGCTTTACAACTACCGAATGAGCCCAGAAGGCTTGTGCCGTGGAGATAACCACGGTCGATTCAACCTCTATGATAAGCAGTTGATGCTGGCAAGGTTTTTAGCCGATATGGAGCGCAGGGGCGCTATTGAAGATCATGCGGTGGAGCTGCTGCAGTGTTTAGCTAATCACGCTTTAAGCGCACTTTATTATCATATTTCGGCTGTTGATTTGTTGGGCTTCTTTAGTTTTATCGACCATCTAGTGGGCAAGTACCGTTTGCTTGAGCGCTGCGCAGTTGTTCCCCAAGACTACAAAGTAAGCCGTTATTTAAAATTCAGAGGCTCGGCCACACAAATTGTATTGCTGAGTTATTGGGTAAAGGCGCGCCAGTTCAAACAACAGTTTTCTGCAGGACTGTTACCACCCAGCTTGAGTAGTGAAGGAGCTAAATAA
- a CDS encoding O-antigen ligase family protein has protein sequence MKAALKNQDHSGMRLKPLAWSLLVVALVALIWLKLSNPLIPIALGVLPLLVVMVMKQPFWVVLGFVCFSFFRLHEAFPALYVLRIPQLLALASLACLAWHLFISRKMQIYWSKELSCLMLFVALCAVGVIFASSRPTAMAYFNGVFSKIALMTVAIAWLMRRPEDFERAALAFFVCGLMIATVALQNAAAGIEMVEGTRVTIGRSMGSVLGDPNDLALTLQFPLGFALAFSLKRGFSFTRLLAIVCAGAIILAILATQSRGGLLGIATICAVLAWRRVENKALLISAGALALPILFILAGVSERSSGGAAESGIDESSMGRIYAWQAAFKMALYNPITGVGIDNFYANYYFFSSHWDGKNHAVHSTWFGVLAETGFVGFIVFCVLLFKVCRLAYQNLKTLAQHATSKHAGLFSCAEGVFAGMLGTIVSGTFLTQGFTWPIYIFTALVVAIAQLLRQPIAECKSR, from the coding sequence ATGAAAGCAGCCTTAAAAAATCAAGACCATAGCGGAATGCGACTTAAGCCTTTAGCTTGGTCATTATTGGTTGTGGCGCTGGTAGCTCTAATTTGGTTGAAGCTATCTAATCCCTTGATTCCAATAGCCTTAGGCGTTCTTCCTTTGCTTGTTGTAATGGTGATGAAACAACCGTTCTGGGTAGTGCTTGGCTTTGTTTGTTTCTCATTTTTTCGTTTACACGAAGCTTTTCCTGCCTTGTATGTTTTACGCATTCCGCAATTATTGGCCCTTGCATCCTTAGCTTGTTTGGCTTGGCATTTATTCATTTCTCGCAAAATGCAAATCTACTGGAGTAAAGAATTAAGCTGCTTAATGTTGTTTGTGGCTTTGTGTGCGGTGGGGGTGATATTTGCCAGTAGTAGACCGACAGCAATGGCTTATTTTAATGGGGTATTTAGCAAGATTGCATTAATGACTGTGGCGATTGCTTGGTTAATGCGTCGCCCCGAAGATTTTGAGAGAGCAGCCCTTGCCTTTTTTGTTTGTGGCTTAATGATTGCGACTGTTGCCTTACAAAATGCCGCCGCCGGTATAGAGATGGTAGAGGGTACCCGAGTAACCATTGGCCGCTCGATGGGTTCGGTACTTGGAGACCCAAACGACCTCGCCTTAACCTTGCAGTTTCCCTTAGGTTTTGCCTTAGCTTTTAGCTTAAAGCGAGGTTTTTCGTTTACTCGTTTGCTGGCCATTGTATGTGCTGGAGCGATTATCTTGGCCATTTTGGCCACTCAAAGCCGAGGTGGATTGTTAGGCATTGCCACCATTTGTGCAGTGCTAGCATGGCGAAGAGTAGAAAATAAGGCGCTGCTAATTAGCGCCGGCGCCTTGGCTTTGCCGATATTGTTTATTCTGGCTGGGGTGTCGGAGCGTAGCTCGGGTGGGGCGGCCGAGTCGGGAATTGATGAGTCTTCAATGGGCCGAATTTATGCGTGGCAGGCTGCCTTTAAGATGGCTTTATATAATCCCATTACCGGGGTTGGTATTGATAACTTTTATGCTAACTACTATTTCTTCTCATCTCACTGGGACGGTAAAAACCATGCCGTTCATAGCACTTGGTTTGGGGTGTTAGCAGAAACAGGTTTTGTGGGGTTTATTGTATTTTGCGTGCTGCTATTTAAAGTTTGTCGGCTCGCCTATCAAAATCTAAAGACCCTTGCACAACATGCCACGAGCAAACATGCTGGCTTGTTCTCCTGCGCTGAAGGGGTGTTTGCGGGTATGTTAGGCACCATTGTTTCGGGCACCTTTCTTACTCAAGGCTTCACTTGGCCTATCTATATTTTTACTGCCTTAGTGGTGGCGATTGCTCAACTACTTCGTCAACCCATTGCAGAATGCAAAAGCCGCTAA
- a CDS encoding glycosyltransferase family 2 protein has translation MPATIQEIDMPNVVNSQPVCSVVIPTYNCLSYLKQALASVEQQNVDKLEVIIVDDNSSDGTWQWLQSQQQKTPHLRSIKLSGKGPAVARNIAIQQAKAPLIAFLDADDIWLAGKLQRQIEFHQAKPELSFSFTDYRHVGEHGEDLGTCFEFWPNYQGLSQQQKGYQLKADAAASLFAENVVGTSTVMASRTALLKCFAFDEQLPSAEDWDLWLKLALLGPVGISNHVDCEYLMRDGSESSKSQLRIKAMHIIYQRYAQAVKQQSPKALAQAKARIATAEAELYNEQSLRLSAIFSRVQALYYSPNRRRVIETLADTRNLLLLR, from the coding sequence ATGCCAGCTACTATCCAGGAGATTGATATGCCTAACGTAGTGAATAGCCAACCCGTATGCAGTGTAGTGATCCCTACTTACAATTGTTTAAGCTACTTAAAACAAGCCTTAGCAAGCGTTGAACAACAAAACGTAGATAAGCTGGAAGTTATTATAGTAGACGACAACTCTAGCGATGGCACCTGGCAATGGCTGCAAAGCCAACAACAAAAAACACCGCATCTACGCAGCATTAAACTCAGCGGCAAAGGCCCGGCAGTGGCGCGCAATATTGCGATTCAGCAAGCTAAAGCACCGCTTATTGCTTTTTTAGATGCCGATGACATTTGGTTAGCAGGCAAACTACAACGCCAAATCGAATTTCATCAAGCAAAGCCTGAATTAAGCTTTAGTTTTACCGATTACCGTCATGTGGGAGAACATGGCGAAGACCTAGGCACTTGCTTCGAGTTTTGGCCAAACTACCAAGGCTTAAGCCAACAACAAAAGGGCTACCAACTTAAAGCCGATGCCGCAGCAAGTTTGTTTGCAGAAAATGTGGTTGGCACCTCTACGGTAATGGCATCTCGGACAGCCTTACTAAAATGCTTCGCTTTTGATGAGCAACTGCCCTCGGCAGAAGATTGGGACTTGTGGCTAAAGTTGGCATTACTAGGCCCTGTTGGCATTAGCAACCATGTTGATTGCGAATACCTAATGCGCGATGGCTCGGAAAGCAGCAAAAGTCAGCTACGCATTAAAGCCATGCACATTATCTATCAGCGCTATGCGCAAGCGGTAAAACAGCAATCACCAAAAGCTTTAGCCCAAGCCAAAGCTCGCATCGCCACCGCAGAAGCGGAGCTATACAATGAACAAAGCCTGCGACTATCAGCAATATTCTCAAGAGTTCAGGCTCTTTACTATTCCCCAAATCGCCGACGCGTTATAGAAACCTTAGCGGACACCCGTAATTTGTTATTGCTGAGATAG